A window of the Phaseolus vulgaris cultivar G19833 chromosome 5, P. vulgaris v2.0, whole genome shotgun sequence genome harbors these coding sequences:
- the LOC137835683 gene encoding uncharacterized protein, with translation MAKGTDSDEFVLLSTVRTGLKREFAFAMKAQSEICGASLGRTRASKNRPHPPVQSTSSRKRPRKTVEQKASEDVLSEEEAKSDVVDLQSDDEPKNNHAGESESAAMLVCEEETKSDVAVENIISEEEPKVLETVISEEEPKVLETIISEEEPKALETIISEEEPKALETIISEEEPKVLETIISEEEPKVLETIISEKEPVVAETLKEEVVDEMAQPLGEINEESEKGVLGGKVPSGETLVLEDNDDKGKKRKRMKKRLERPQTVRRFTRSLLKEKPEETNDEKHVGAVGLDDAIKRESETEASVLMTTPSSGRFSNSRLRKFPTKLKDLLATGILDGLTVRYMKGSKARKNGETGLQGVIQNSGVLCFCDSCKGVEVVSPSVFELHAGSANKRPPEYIYMDNGISGCNLRDVINACCDLPLESMEEAVQKLLAGFTMNKSSICLNCRGACKGVSKLVCDSCISSPPQTATVSSKKISSLVEPRSPEPVTVKKSLDYEMHPNSLENTVQPNLLNNGVPPSSLNNEMMPNSLNSVVKPNSSNSAMKPNSLKNGMKHSASRGKSQGRLTRKDLRLHKLVFEGDVLPDGTEVAYYAHGQKLLVGYKKGYAIFCTCCNSEVSASQFEAHAGWASRRKPYLHIYTSNGISLHELSISLSKDRRFSNNDNDDLCIICEDGGDLLCCDGCPRAFHIDCVPLPCIPTGTWYCKYCQNIFQKDRQGQHNVNALAAGRIEGTDILEQMNPRCIRVVKTVEVDHGGCALCSRHNFSKSFGPRTVIICDQCEKEYHVGCLKDHNMQNLEELPEGNWFCSTACNQIHSALVDLAACGEKSIPDSLLSLIKKKHEEKSVDIGGGGLDVKWRVINWKLDDSVENRKRLSKAVAIFHERFDPIVDSTSGRDFIPTMLFGRNIRGQDFSGMYCAVLTVNGDIVCAGVFRVFGSEIAELPLVATTSDQQGQGYFQCLFSCIETLLGSLNVKNLVLPAADEAESIWTGKFGFTKLALDEINKYKKFYRMMIFQGTSVLHKPVPAL, from the exons ATGGCCAAGGGCACCGATTCCGACGAGTTCGTCTTGCTTTCTACGGTTCGGACTGGTCTGAAGAGGGAGTTCGCGTTCGCAATGAAGGCCCAATCTGAGATCTGCGGCGCTTCTCTGGGCCGAACGCGGGCCAGCAAGAACCGGCCCCACCCTCCTGTTCAGTCCACATCTTCCCGGAAACGGCCAAGGAAGACCGTGGAGCAGAAAGCGTCGGAGGACGTCTTGAGCGAGGAAGAGGCTAAGAGCGACGTTGTGGATCTTCAGAGCGACGATGAACCGAAGAATAATCACGCGGGAGAATCAGAGTCTGCGGCAATGTTGGTTTGTGAAGAGGAAACAAAGAGTGATGTGGCAGTGGAAAATATTATCAGCGAAGAGGAGCCGAAGGTGTTGGAAACTGTTATCAGCGAAGAGGAGCCGAAGGTGTTGGAAACTATAATCAGCGAAGAGGAGCCGAAGGCGTTGGAAACTATAATCAGCGAAGAGGAGCCGAAGGCGTTGGAAACTATAATCAGCGAAGAGGAGCCGAAGGTGTTGGAAACTATAATCAGCGAAGAGGAGCCGAAGGTGTTGGAAACTATAATCAGCGAAAAGGAGCCTGTTGTGGCTGAGACGTTGAAGGAAGAGGTTGTGGATGAGATGGCACAACCTCTTGGCGAAATTAACGAGGAATCGGAGAAGGGTGTTTTGGGAGGTAAGGTACCTAGTGGGGAAACCCTTGTTTTGGAGGATAATGACGACAAggggaagaagaggaagagaatGAAAAAGCGGTTGGAGAGGCCTCAGACTGTGAGAAGGTTTACGCGGTCGTTATTGAAGGAAAAACCCGAGGAAACAAATGATGAGAAACATGTTGGTGCGGTTGGACTTGATGATGCTATTAAGAGGGAATCAGAAACTGAGGCTTCGGTGTTAATGACCACTCCTAGTTCGGGAAGATTTTCGAATTCTAGGTTGAGGAAGTTTCCTACCAAGTTGAAGGATCTTCTGGCTACGGGGATTCTTGACGGATTGACAGTGAGGTACATGAAGGGATCAAAG GCACGAAAAAATGGAGAAACAGGGCTTCAAGGAGTGATTCAAAACTCTGGGGTTCTGTGcttttgtgatagttgcaaGGGGGTTGAG GTTGTCTCACCCTCTGTGTTTGAGCTGCATGCTGGCAGTGCAAATAAACGTCCCCCAGAGTACATTTACATGGATAATGGGATTAGTGGATGTAACCTCCGTGATGTCATAAATGCCTGCTGCGATTTGCCATTGGAGTCAATGGAGGAAGCCGTCCAAAAACTTCTTGCTGGCTTCACTATGAACAAATCTTCCATCTGTTTGAACTGCCGAG GAGCATGCAAGGGTGTGTCAAAGCTAGTATGTGATTCTTGCATATCAAGCCCCCCTCAAACAGCCACAGTTAGTAGCAAAAAGATTTCATCACTAGTTGAACCAAG ATCACCAGAGCCAGTAACGGTTAAAAAATCATTAGACTACGAGATGCATCCAAATTCATTAGAAAATACGGTGCAGCCAAACTTACTAAATAATGGTGTGCCGCCAAGCTCATTAAACAATGAGATGATGCCAAATTCGTTAAATAGTGTGGTGAAGCCTAATTCATCAAACAGTGCGATGAAGCCAAATTCGTTAAAGAATGGGATGAAGCACAGTGCATCTCGTGGTAAGAGTCAGGGAAGACTAACTAGGAA GGATCTACGCTTGCATAAATTGGTATTTGAAGGAGATGTTTTGCCAGATGGAACTGAAGTAGCCTACTATGCTCATGGACAG AAACTGTTGGTTGGTTACAAAAAAGGATATGCAATTTTTTGTACCTGCTGCAACTCTGAG GTCAGTGCTTCTCAGTTTGAAGCTCATGCTGGTTGGGCATCACGAAGAAAGCC TTACCTGCACATCTACACATCTAATGGAATCTCACTCCATGAGTTGTCCATCTCTTTATCTAAAGATCGGAGGTTTTCCAACAATGATAATGATGATCTCTGCATCATATGTGAAGATGGAGGGGATCTTTTGTGTTGTGATGGATGCCCTAGAGCTTTTCACATAG ACTGTGTCCCTTTACCATGCATTCCTACTGGTACTTGGTATTGTAAGTATTGCCAGAATATTTTCCAAAAAGATAGGCAGGGGCAACATAATGTGAATGCTCTGGCAGCTGGAAGGATTGAAGGCACTGATATTTTGGAACAGATGAACCCCAGATGTATTCGTGTTGTCAAAACTGTAGAAGTTGACCATGGTGGATGTGCCTTGTGCAG TCGTCACAATTTCAGTAAAAGCTTTGGTCCTCGGACAGTAATTATTTGTGATCAG TGTGAGAAAGAATATCATGTTGGATGTTTGAAGGATCATAACATGCAGAACCTTGAG GAATTGCCTGAGGGGAATTGGTTTTGTAGCACAGCTTGCAATCAAATTCATTCTGCTCTGGTGGATTTGGCGGCATGTGGCGAAAAGAGTATCCCAGATTCCCTTCTAAGTTTGATAAAAAAGAAACATGAAGAGAAAAGTGTAGACATTGGTGGAGGTGGCCTTGATGTTAAATGGAGGGTTATAAATTGGAAACTAGATGATTCTGTTGAAAATAGGAAAAGGCTTTCAAAGGCTGTTGCTATCTTCCAT GAAAGGTTTGATCCTATAGTCGATTCAACATCTGGCCGAGATTTCATTCCGACAATGTTGTTTGG AAGGAACATTCGGGGTCAAGATTTTAGTGGAATGTACTGTGCAGTGCTTACTGTCAA TGGAGATATTGTGTGCGCCGGAGTATTTCGTGTGTTTGGGTCAGAAATTGCAGAGCTTCCATTGGTGGCAACAACTTCTGATCAACAAGGACag GGTTATTTTCAGTGTCTATTTTCTTGTATTGAGACATTACTTGGATCTTTGAATGTGAAAAACCTTGTCCTACCAGCTGCTGATGAAGCTGAATCGATATGGACCGGTAAATTTGGGTTTACTAAGCTAGCTCTAGATGAG ATAAACAAGTATAAGAAATTTTATCGGATGATGATATTTCAAGGGACCTCGGTGTTACATAAGCCTGTTCCTGCACTATGA
- the LOC137835684 gene encoding uncharacterized protein isoform X2: MASVPSANAKKPVKYFVVDAFAEAAFKGNPAAVCLLEEERKEEWLQAVAAEFNISETCFITPISPISESSISRFRLRWFTPVAEVKLCGHATLATAHTLFSSGLVDGDIIAFETLSGVLIAKKIPTIDTTSASNLEKTPTGFHIELDFPVDSFTDFSLDDESASLISEALDGASIVDVKRTKIGDDLLVIISSGKAVLELQPKFDALVKCPARGVVVSAVAPSDSEFDFFSRFFCPKLGIKEDPVCGSAHCSLTPYWSKKLGKCNFKAYQASPRGGVLNVHFDEPTQRVFLRGKAVTVMEGHVLV; encoded by the exons ATGGCATCTGTTCCATCGGCAAATGCAAAGAAACCTGTGAAATACTTTGTG GTAGATGCATTTGCTGAGGCAGCATTCAAGGGGAACCCTGCAGCTGTTTGTTTGTTGGAGGAGGAGAGGAAGGAGGAGTGGCTGCAAGCAGTAGCAGCTGAATTCAATATCTCCGAGACCTGTTTCATAACTCCCATTTCTCCAATATCTGAATCCTCTATCTCCCGTTTTCGCCTCCGATGGTTTACTCCTGTTGCTGAG GTTAAACTTTGTGGTCATGCTACATTAGCCACTGCACACACACTATTTTCATCTGGTTTGGTGGATGGTGATATTATTGCATTTGAGACGCTTTCtggagtattaattgctaaaaagATCCCAACGATTGATACCACCAGTGCCTCAAACTTGGAAAAAACCCCCACAGGTTTTCATATTGAATTGGATTTTCCTGTTGATTCTTTTACAGACTTCAGCCTTGATGATGAGAGTGCTTCACTAATTTCGGAGGCATTGGACGGTGCTTCCATAGTTGATGTGAAGAGGACAAAAATTGGAGATGACTTGCTC GTTATAATCTCATCTGGGAAAGCTGTCTTAGAACTACAACCAAAATTTGATGCACTAGTTAAATGCCCTGCAAGAGGGGTAGTTGTTTCTGCGGTGGCTCCTTCAGAttcagaatttgacttcttTAGTAGATTCTTCTGCCCAAAACTTGGAATCAAGGAG GATCCTGTTTGTGGGAGTGCACATTGTTCACTGACACCCTACTGGAGCAAGAAGCTGGGAAAGTGCAACTTCAAGGCTTATCAG GCATCACCCAGAGGAGGAGTTCTCAATGTCCACTTTGATGAACCCACACAGAGAGTGTTTTTGCGTGGAAAAGCTGTTACAGTAATGGAAGGGCATGTTCTAGTCTAG
- the LOC137835684 gene encoding uncharacterized protein isoform X1: MASVPSANAKKPVKYFVVDAFAEAAFKGNPAAVCLLEEERKEEWLQAVAAEFNISETCFITPISPISESSISRFRLRWFTPVAEVKLCGHATLATAHTLFSSGLVDGDIIAFETLSGVLIAKKIPTIDTTSASNLEKTPTGFHIELDFPVDSFTDFSLDDESASLISEALDGASIVDVKRTKIGDDLLVIISSGKAVLELQPKFDALVKCPARGVVVSAVAPSDSEFDFFSRFFCPKLGIKEDPVCGSAHCSLTPYWSKKLGKCNFKAYQVGTLIPFIGIKHYSTYLHKCIIFMQASPRGGVLNVHFDEPTQRVFLRGKAVTVMEGHVLV, encoded by the exons ATGGCATCTGTTCCATCGGCAAATGCAAAGAAACCTGTGAAATACTTTGTG GTAGATGCATTTGCTGAGGCAGCATTCAAGGGGAACCCTGCAGCTGTTTGTTTGTTGGAGGAGGAGAGGAAGGAGGAGTGGCTGCAAGCAGTAGCAGCTGAATTCAATATCTCCGAGACCTGTTTCATAACTCCCATTTCTCCAATATCTGAATCCTCTATCTCCCGTTTTCGCCTCCGATGGTTTACTCCTGTTGCTGAG GTTAAACTTTGTGGTCATGCTACATTAGCCACTGCACACACACTATTTTCATCTGGTTTGGTGGATGGTGATATTATTGCATTTGAGACGCTTTCtggagtattaattgctaaaaagATCCCAACGATTGATACCACCAGTGCCTCAAACTTGGAAAAAACCCCCACAGGTTTTCATATTGAATTGGATTTTCCTGTTGATTCTTTTACAGACTTCAGCCTTGATGATGAGAGTGCTTCACTAATTTCGGAGGCATTGGACGGTGCTTCCATAGTTGATGTGAAGAGGACAAAAATTGGAGATGACTTGCTC GTTATAATCTCATCTGGGAAAGCTGTCTTAGAACTACAACCAAAATTTGATGCACTAGTTAAATGCCCTGCAAGAGGGGTAGTTGTTTCTGCGGTGGCTCCTTCAGAttcagaatttgacttcttTAGTAGATTCTTCTGCCCAAAACTTGGAATCAAGGAG GATCCTGTTTGTGGGAGTGCACATTGTTCACTGACACCCTACTGGAGCAAGAAGCTGGGAAAGTGCAACTTCAAGGCTTATCAGGTGGGAACTCTCATCCCCTTCATTGGGATAAAGCATTACAGTACATACTTACATAAATGTATCATATTCATGCAGGCATCACCCAGAGGAGGAGTTCTCAATGTCCACTTTGATGAACCCACACAGAGAGTGTTTTTGCGTGGAAAAGCTGTTACAGTAATGGAAGGGCATGTTCTAGTCTAG
- the LOC137835685 gene encoding serine carboxypeptidase-like 51 — protein MEKFQAFGITLVFFVILFQEGSVTCSSRSSRNEDGSEEWGYVQIRSKAHLFWWLYRSPYRVDNPSKPWPIILWLQGGPGGSGVGFGNFGEIGPLDGNLKPRDFTWLRKADLLFVDNPVGTGYSYVEDSDLYVKTDEEAATDLTTLLAELFNNDVNLQKSPLFIVAESYGGKFAVALALSALKAIQQGTLKVILGGVALGDSWISPEDFVFSWGPLLKDLSRLDDNGLQKANSIAERIKQQLEAGQFADATNSWGDLEDEISTSSNSVDFYNFLQDSDIGSNGLNEMELGLSKEVAIMRYSKYLMSKISTLGSEEDDLEKLLNGVIRKKLKIIPENVTYEVQSWEVFESLVTDFMKPRISEVDELLALGVNVTVYNGQVDLICATKGTEAWLKKLKWEGLESFLEKDRTPIYCGSDKTTKGFFKSHKNLHFYWILGAGHFVPTDEPCVALDMVGAITQSPAILNIQ, from the exons ATGGAAAAGTTCCAAGCTTTtgggatcactcttgtattctttGTTATACTATTTCAGGAAGGATCAGTAACATGTAGCAGTAGAAGCTCCAGGAATGAAGATGGATCAGAGGAATGGGGATATGTGCAAATTAGATCTA AAGCTCATTTGTTCTGGTGGCTTTACAGAAGTCCATACAGAGTGGATAATCCCTCAAAGCCCTGGCCAATCATTCTCTGGTTGCAGGGAGGACCA GGTGGTTCAGGAGTTGGGTTTGGAAATTTTGGAGAGATTGGTCCTTTGGATGGCAATTTGAAGCCCCGGGATTTCACATGGTTGAGGAAAGCAGATCTCTTGTTTGTG GACAACCCTGTTGGAACCGGGTACAGTTATGTCGAAGATTCGGATCTCTATGTCAAAACAGATGAAGAGGCAGCCACAGATTTGACAACCTTGTTAGCTGAATTATTCAACAATGATGTCAACCTCCAAAAGAGTCCTCTGTTCATTGTTGCAGAGTCTTATGGTGGCAAATTTGCTGTAGCTCTTGCATTATCAGCTCTCAAAGCTATTCAACAAGGAACATTAAAGGTTATCCTTGGAG gTGTGGCATTAGGAGACTCCTGGATCTCCCCAGAAGATTTTGTG TTCTCATGGGGTCCTTTGCTGAAAGATCTATCAAGACTTGATGACAATGGACTGCAAAAAGCAAACAG TATAGCTGAGAGGATCAAGCAGCAACTTGAGGCAGGTCAATTTGCTGATGCAACTAATTCATGGGGCGATCTTGAGGATGAGATTAGCACTAGCAGCAATTCTGTG GATTTCTATAATTTTCTACAAGATTCAGACATTGGTTCAAACGGCTTAAACGAAATGGAGCTGGGATTATCGAAAGAAGTGGCAATTATGCGATACTCCAAGTATCTAATGTCAAAGATTTCAACTCTTGGTAGTGAGGAGGATGATCTTGAAAAATTACTAAATGGTGTCATAAGGAAGAAGTTAAAGATCATTCCTGAGAATGTAAC ATACGAAGTGCAGTCCTGGGAGGTTTTCGAAAGTCTTGTAACTGATTTTATGAAGCCAAGAATCAGTGAG GTTGATGAGCTGCTGGCACTTGGGGTCAACGTGACTGTGTACAATGGTCAA GTTGATCTCATTTGTGCAACCAAGGGAACAGAAGCTTGGCTTAAGAAACTGAA GTGGGAAGGACTTGAAAGTTTCTTGGAAAAAGACAGAACCCCCATCTATTGTGGAAGTGACAAAACCACCAAAGGGTTTTTCAAGTCACACAAAAACCTACATTTTTATTGGATCCTTGGAGCTGGTCATTTT